The following is a genomic window from Strongyloides ratti genome assembly S_ratti_ED321, chromosome : 1.
TATATTTCAACATTTTTGTTTACAATAGTAAAAAATGTCTTTACAACAGTTGTTTCATTTTCAAATCATTATACAGGTGATGGTATTCATAAATACAATTAAACTATATAGATATCTACAAGGTGGTTTACAAAAGCCTTCCCATTTAGacttaatatatattgtaccaattagaaaaattttttaaattaatatataattaattttttttcttatataaagGTATTTGATTAACAAtaacattttcattttttaaaataataaaaattaatgtttttttttagaaagacataatgataaaaaatttttttatatttattttttattaattttcatcaatttacaataacttatgattaattttttttagaaatttttgataataaatttttattaaataatataattttatatacattttattttaatcaattAATGTTAACTAATTCacttatcatttatataaataatattttaggtAGTCCTATATGGAGAGTGTATACCTATACTTATCTAATGGGAAAACCTTTGTGAACTACattatattgaaatatttaaaattatcatttttttttcatataaaaataggtaaattagaataaatatttagttaatggtgatatgatataaaaaaaaaatcattaatactgattgtaatataaacatttggTATTTCGTGTATTGGGATGtgtttgattaaaaattttcttactCACTCTTAAAGAGAATTTCTATTTTGGAAAGGTGAACAATATGCATCCCAAGATGTattcattttcatttatatattttcttacttcttaatttaactttatttttttacaattttttttaatattattttttaaatttttagggttagttatatttaattatgtcTGATAAAAGACTTCCAACCGTTCCTGAGACTATTCTTAAGAGCAGAAAGATCCGCGCTGAAGCTAATGCTAAAGCCCAGGAAGCCAAGAAAAAAGCTCTTGTGGTGAGTATAAAAGGCTATCCTGTGTGAGTCTTTCTAATggattttttataatttcagAAAGCTAAGCTTGCTAAGGGACAAGCTATTAGACGTGCTCAAAAGTACGCTGCTGAGTACCGCAAGAAGCAACAAACTGAACTTCGTCTTAAGCGTGAAGCTAAAGCTCACGGAAACTTTTATGTTCCAGATGAAGCTAAAGTTGCTTTTGTTGTCAGAATCAAGGGTATCAACAAAATTCACCCAAGACCAAGAAAAGTTCTCCAACTTTTTAGACTTAGACAAATCAATAATGGAGTTTTCATTAAATTGAATAAAGCTACCATTGAAATGCTTCGTATCATTGAACCATACGTTGCTTATGGATATCCATCTCTTAAGACTGTCAAAGAACTTGTCTATAAAAGAGGATATGGAAAAATCAATGGACAAAGAATTCCACTTACAAACAATGCTACCATTGAAGAAAATCTTGGTAAATATGATATTATCTGTGCTGAAGATATTGTCCATGAACTTTACACTGTTGGACCAAATTTCAAACAAGTTTCAAACTTTTTATGGCCATTCAAACTTTCTAATCCAAGTGGAGGATTCACCAAGAAGGCTAACCACTTTGTCGAAGGTGGAGATTACGGAAATCGTGAGGAGAAAATTAATGCTCTTCTTCAAAAAATGATCTAACTCTGTTAGTTTCTATCTTTGTAATCAAAttgtttttgttataaaagttgttaaatatgtatgttgtttttatttgaattaattttaaattgtgattaaatattatggaatatatttatgaaaagTTTCTCTTTAAATGACtacttttttgtttaaaatagaaaattttttccaacattttttatcttcaGTTTGattgcattttttttatctttaaatatattgtttttaactttttcaataaaaacaattgGTATATCCTCGTTTGTtctaatttttgaaaattacttttatagcTGTATTAATCTTAACATATGTAGATAAATTGTTGattgtataataaattactaaactttttaaatatataaaattttatattttttaataatcaagatataaaaaaaaatgttttatcatgcatcattatcaaaaaaaattagatgaAAAAAACTACATAGTTTTTATTAGCTTTTTACAACTTGAAAAAATGACTGATAATgtatttgatatttaattCATAATTTAGTTGAAATAATAaccataaaaaatattttttatatttaagtatttgaaaatgcattaatatcttaataaaataatttacccaaaaatgtttatattagaattaatttttaaattgatattttttaaaaaatgtataatacattatttgtcaaagataatataataaaaataatttgtaatatatgataaatattattttaataaaaaatgctTGATTTTTGTATactctttttattataaataaaaagtttatcaaCCTTCTTTTGttatgtaatatttatttaatagaaattatacaggtttaataaatacatatgtattatattaattataatcaatgattttttatatatttgtatttgtaatttttatcattaatattgtataagacaaaattaataaaataaacataatcATATGTAGTTTGATTCATTTATAAAACCAAGTAGTTTTgctttaatatattttttaaaatatattaattaataaaaaaaaaattaaattaaggAAACTTAAATTATACtgttaaaagtttttaaaataatttatataattttaaaatatatctttaataacgtaattttataaataaaaaaaaagatttttatcttgaaaaaaaaactttattattttactatcattaaaatttaatcacattcagttataaaaagaacataaaaatttgtttaaaattaactaatttttatatatagttaaaagtttataaataagtattatatatcattttataaatatcaaagaatataatttttaaacaaattgtaaaatctaaattaatttatgattatataaaatttttattgtaaattatGATTCCTTTACACATTAGAGTTACTATACTTTTTATCATTCAAATTTTACATCTTCCActcatttttttcttctattataatatatatgggCGTATTTATGTAAGTTAAtagaatatattaattatacttaatttttattttataaaaatataggaTTTACgacaaaaaagtttatttttaaataaaagaattaaaagaaatgttCCAGAGGAAGCTATTATACCTAACAATTTAGATTTGGATGATTGGACAGTTTTAATTGGACAAGATACTATTATACCACGTGCTGTTTTTGAAAGATCATGTTCTCGTATTCATAGATTTTGTTCAGATCAAGGAAAAAAGCTTAGAGGATTTCAAGGTAAACCTGGACCACAAGGATCTATTGGTCCTATGGGTCCTCCTGGTAGACGTGGTCCACAAGGAAAAATAGGTCCAACTGGTTTGGTTGGTGATGTTGGACAACAAGGTGAACCTGGAGAAGATGGAATATGTAATTGTTCATTACCAAATATGTATGTACATCGTATTCCAATACCTGGTCCTCctattatacaaataaaagaaaaacaagTACCAGTACCTGTTGTAGTTGTAAAAGAAGTTGAAGTAACTCGCTTAGTACCATTTGAACCAACACCACCTGGATTTGGTCCACCTCCAGGTTGGAAACCTGGTATGCCTATGCCTGATCCAAAACAccatcaaataataaaacaaccAAGTACAACCACTGTaagaggaaaaaaaattacaaaaccAAGAAAGAAAGGTCCTCTGGCTCCTCCAAGAACAACACctaaaaaattgaatattaCAACAACACCTTCTATTAATTTAGTGACAATTGAAGTAGAACCAACAATTTCTGAGTATACAGGTCCACCAACATTAGGATACAATAGACGTGAATGTCTTTTAAATGCTGTTGGTATTCCAGTTTTACATGCAGAAAGTCAATATCGTGATGTTGGATCGTGGATGAGGGATGCTAATCCGCAAGATCGAGAAGCATCAGAAAAACGATGGGTAACAGATGGTTATGCTTCACCAGTACTTTATGAATATGCTGATGAGAAACAACTAATGAATAAGaaacaacaaataaaatattatgttgATTATTTAGCATCTGGTACTGGAAGTATGATATATAATGgaagttatttttatcatcGTCATAATTCATTGTTTCTTGTAAGTTATGATTTAGAGACAACAGAAGAAATTCAAAAAGAAATACCAAACATTGCTCACATTGATTGTGAAAGAAATCATGATCATACTTTTCAAAATTGTAATGAAACGGATAGAGATCCCTGGTTATATAATCGCCCCCATAACTATGTTGATTTTGCAGTTGATGAGAATGGTATATGGATGTTATATATGAAACCAGAAAGTACTAGTTTGTTTATCAACAAAATTGAAACAGtaagtttaataatatacattatcaattatttcaaatataaacatttgattacattttcaattttatatttgaaagcatttttaattgtatatatgatctattttattaacataaattttagGATTTTTATGTAGTTCAGACTTGGGAGATAAGTGATATCAATGCTACAGAAATAGCAGATGCTTTTATAATGTGCGgtatattatatacattaGAAAGTGGTGAGGAAAGGGATACAAGAATAAATTTTGGTTATAATTTGTTTACAAATGAAATATTAGACATTGATGTTAGTTGGTATAATCCATATAGAAAATTATCAATGCTTCATTATAATCCTGTTGATGGAAGATTGTACTTTTTTgattctaaaaaattattgagtGTTAATGTCCGTATTTCCACAGAGACAAATGATGGAGAATTAAAGGATGATCTTGAGTATGAAGGAAATAAAACAACTACTCCTTTTTCACCTTAtgattttcattaaaataaattcaatataaatattatattatatattattaacatttttttttgataacaatttttaattttttatgatcTTTGTTCTgttattaaatgaataattaaaaaaataactagaTTTTGAAagaaagtaataatattatatattttattttaataattataaatcatttaaatattattaaatatataagattTATTGAATTAAACGTTTTCttattgtattatattttttaattttatcattgaaATAAGTTTACAGactattttgaaaaataaacatCACCTACATTTCCTCATCATTTAACAatgtaaactttttatacaaagtaatttttaaaaaacattaaatatatataaaattatagtatCAAAAGGTGATAggaataaaaattagttttaatGCATATAGATTGTTGAATAAACTTTTAGATACATTTACAAATAggaacttttatttattgttctTCAAATTCGTAATAAACACAAAAGTACATtctgatatttttttaatttaaaaatttttgaaacgCCTTCCTTCTCCTCACCATATcagtattattaaaataaatgttcgGACAAccatttttaacattaaatttattaaatttttatttttcagcttatcattataataatgataaaattattaatttcaaaaaaattacctttttttttaaactgaTAAACATTTTACCAAACGTCGCTttatgtcttttttttatatttccttttttaatatcatcttatctctttcttttcttttataaaggtcttttttttttattaattaattgtcTCGTACATACGTGtccattatatttttttgttattactCTCTTTTTTCAAACACGTGTCtctttcattatttttcttcaattttattattacttttacattaaaaaacacctcaaaatttatgataaattctACTCTTTATATCAATCCTATCTTTTATTcgtataatttttgttttatcttaatataattaaaataattttttttttttagattactGGAATATACTGTAAATTAGTAAggttctttattttataaaacttgagaacttatttttttacttttattggTCTTATTGATACCCGATTCTGAGGAACTGATTCGCTGTTTGCCTATATCGTGAAactgatttaaaaatttaaaatacctagaaatttacattaaaacaaatatgaGTACTATTACTGATTTTGTTAGTGATTCTGTAAATTCTTTTACTctagataataatattgatgaCAATGGAAATCAAGAAAATACACACCCAATTTATACTGAAACCAAGGTTGTAATGGATTACAGTACTGATTTTCCTTCACTCCCTTTAAATGCTGTCTCTGGTTCAACAAAAGGTTCTGGAGTGGCTTTGAAACCATCTGTTAAATGTAGCACTGTTACTCGTCGCATTACTTTAACTGCCTCTGAAAGAGCTGGAAGACTTTA
Proteins encoded in this region:
- a CDS encoding 60S ribosomal protein L7, encoding MSDKRLPTVPETILKSRKIRAEANAKAQEAKKKALVKAKLAKGQAIRRAQKYAAEYRKKQQTELRLKREAKAHGNFYVPDEAKVAFVVRIKGINKIHPRPRKVLQLFRLRQINNGVFIKLNKATIEMLRIIEPYVAYGYPSLKTVKELVYKRGYGKINGQRIPLTNNATIEENLGKYDIICAEDIVHELYTVGPNFKQVSNFLWPFKLSNPSGGFTKKANHFVEGGDYGNREEKINALLQKMI
- a CDS encoding Gliomedin → MIPLHIRVTILFIIQILHLPLIFFFYYNIYGRIYDLRQKSLFLNKRIKRNVPEEAIIPNNLDLDDWTVLIGQDTIIPRAVFERSCSRIHRFCSDQGKKLRGFQGKPGPQGSIGPMGPPGRRGPQGKIGPTGLVGDVGQQGEPGEDGICNCSLPNMYVHRIPIPGPPIIQIKEKQVPVPVVVVKEVEVTRLVPFEPTPPGFGPPPGWKPGMPMPDPKHHQIIKQPSTTTVRGKKITKPRKKGPLAPPRTTPKKLNITTTPSINLVTIEVEPTISEYTGPPTLGYNRRECLLNAVGIPVLHAESQYRDVGSWMRDANPQDREASEKRWVTDGYASPVLYEYADEKQLMNKKQQIKYYVDYLASGTGSMIYNGSYFYHRHNSLFLVSYDLETTEEIQKEIPNIAHIDCERNHDHTFQNCNETDRDPWLYNRPHNYVDFAVDENGIWMLYMKPESTSLFINKIETDFYVVQTWEISDINATEIADAFIMCGILYTLESGEERDTRINFGYNLFTNEILDIDVSWYNPYRKLSMLHYNPVDGRLYFFDSKKLLSVNVRISTETNDGELKDDLEYEGNKTTTPFSPYDFH